From the Actinomadura luzonensis genome, the window GCCGGCGCTCGGCGAGGTGGACGTCGAGCAGACCACGCTGGAGGGGCTGCTCGCGTCCGTCCCCGTCACCGCGGCCGACCCGGAGGAGGCCGCGCTGGTCAAGCACGACGTGCGCATGGCGGAGGTGCTGCGCAGGGCCCTGTACGGACGCGTCCGCAAGCCGGTCGAGCCGGTCGCCGTGGCCGACGGCTCCTACCGGTGGCGCGTCCCGGAGGACGAGCTGCGCCGCATCGTGGACGACACCCGCCGCGCCCGCCTCCCCTACGGCGTGGGCCGCGAGCGGGTGCACGCCCAGGCGGTCGCCGCGGTCCGCCGCCGCGCCGAGGCCCGCGGCGTGACCGCCACCGCCGCGTGGACCCGCCGCATGGCCCGCGGCCTCGCCCCCGCCCTGGACGCCCTCTGGCCGCCCGTCAAGCCGGAGGAGGTCCTGTACGAGGTGCTGCGCGGCCCCTGCGGCGACGACGCCGACGACCCGGCGCGCGGCGTGCTGAGCGACGCCGAACGGGCCGCGATCACGTGGGCGAGGCCGCCCCGCAGCCACCGGAGCGCCCGGTGGACCGCGGCCGACCTGGTGCTGCTCGACGAGCTGGCCGGCCTCGTCGAGCGCCCGCGCGGCTACGGCCACGTCATCGTGGACGAGGCCCAGGACCTGTCGCCGATGGAGTGCCGGGCGGTGGCCAGGCGCAGCGAGCACGGCTCGCTCACCGTCCTCGGGGACCTGGCGCAGGGCACCACCCCGTGGGCGGCGGCCTCGTGGCCGGAGCGGATGGCGCTGCTCGGCAAGCCGGAGGGCCGGGTGGTGGCGCTGACGACCGGCTTCCGGGTGCCGGCCGCGGTGGTGGAGCTGGCCAACGGGCTGCTGGACGCGCTCGGGGCGGAGGTGCCGCCGACGCGCTCGTACCGGTCGGACGGGCGGCTGCGGGTGACCCGCGTGGAGGACCTGGGGAAGGGGGTGGTGGCGGCGGTGCGGGAGGCGTCGGGGTTCGAGGGGTCGATCGGGGTGATCGCGGCGGACCACGGGACCGCGGCGCTGGAGTCGGCGCTGCGGGACGAGGGCTTCGAGGTCGGCGGGCCCCGGCTGAGCGTGGTGCCGGCGTCCCTGGTGAAGGGGCTGGAGTACGACCACGTCGTGGTCGCCGAGCCGGCGGCCGTCGTCGAGGCGGAGCGGCGCGGCCTCAACCGGCTGTACGTGGCGCTCACCCGGGCCGTCTCCCGGCTGGACGTGGTGCACGCGCGGCCGCTCCCGCCCCAGCTCGCCCGGCTGGCACCGGCTCGACAGGGCGGGGGCGGGGGTGTGTGATGTGGTTCCCGTCCAGAAGGAGCCCGCCCGGTGCCCCACGCGCAGGACCCGCCTCCGCCCTCCCCCGCACCGCCCCCGGACGACGGGTCCGGTGGGCCCGCCGCGTCCGGCGCCGAGAGCGAGGAGAGCGCCCAGGTCGAGCGGGCCGTCCCGGACGAGGACGGGAGCGGCGGCCCCGGGGCGGCGCCGCCGGCCGCCTCCGCGCCGCCCGCCGCCTCGGCGCCGCCCGCCGCGAGCGTGGCCCGCCCGCCGCGCCGCCAGGGCATCGACCAGGTGCCGTCGATCCTCGGGTGCGTGTGCGCGGCGGTGGCCGTGCTGTTCGACCCGGTCCTGTTCGGCCTGGCCGGCATCGTGCTGGGCGTCGCGGGTCACCTGCGCGGCGAGCCCCTGGGCAAGTGGGCCGCCGTGGCGGCGGGCGCCGGCATGGTGGCGGGGACGGTCCTCACGCTCGTCCTGGAGAGCACCATGCCCTGACCGGCGGCCGCGCCGCTCAGCCGGCCGCTAGGGCGACCGTGGGCGACAGGCGGGCGGCCCGCATCGCCGGGTAGATGCCCGCCAGCGTCCCCACCACCAGCGTCGCCGCCACCGCCCCGCCCACCGCCCACGGCGGCACCACGGGCGGCCAGCCGCGCGAGAGGGCGTACCCGGCCGTGGCGAGCGCGCCGAGCACCGCGCCCGCCGCCCCGCCGAGCCCCGACAGCAGCAGCGACTCGGCGAGGAACTGCAGGCGCACCTGCCCCCGGGTGGCCCCGAGCGAGCGGCGCAGCCCGATCTCCTTGCGCCGCTCCAGCACCGAGATGACCATGGTGTTGGCCACGCCCACCCCGCCGACGAGCAGCGCCACCGCGCCGAGCCCGAGCAGCAGGCCGGTGAACGCCCCCGCCGCCGCGGCCTTGGCCGCGAGCGCGTCGGACGGCCGGCTGACCGCCACCTCCTCGGGGTTCTCCGGGTTGACGGTGCGCGGCAGCGCCGCCCGCACCTGCTCCACGGTCGCGTCGGACGAGCGCTCGTAGATCGTCGTCGGGTGGCCGTCGAACCCGAGCAGGTCCGCGGCCGCCGGGAAGCCGACCAGCGCCGACCGCTCGATCTCCGGCGCGAGCGGCATCGGCCCGAGGATGCCGATGACGGTGAACCACCGCCCGCCCATCCACACCTGCACGCCGGTCCTGGCCAGCCCGAGCCGCCGGGCCGCCTCCGCGCCGAGCACCACGGCCGGCTGCCGGGCGGTGGCCTCGTTCAGCCAGGCGCCCCTGGCGACGGCGCCCTCCAGGGTGGTGAGCAGGCCGGTGCTGGCGGCCTGGACGGCGATGCCGCCGGTGACGGCGTCCGGGATGTGGTTGTTGCGCCGGACGGTGGCCTCGACGCCGCCCGTGGCGGCGGCCGTGCGGACCGGTCTGATGCGCTGCACCATGGCCAGGGCGGTGCCGGGCAGCTCGGCCTCCTCCCCGAACATGGTGCGGCCCGGCGACACGGTCAGCAGGTTCGTGCCGAGCCGGTCGAGCCGGCGCAGGAGCTGTTCGCGTGAGGACGACGAGATCCCGATCACCGCGATCATGGTGGCGATGCCGATCGCGATGCCGAGCGCGGACAGGATCACCCGCGCCGGGCGGGCCCGCAGCCCGGCCGCCCCGGTCCGCACGACGTCGCCGGGGCTCAGCCGGCCGGGCGTCAGCCGCTCGCCGCGCGTCGTCCCGGCTCGCGGCGCGCTCATCGTCCCGCTCCTCTCAGCAGCGCGACCGGTCCCCGGTCGTCGTGGTCGTGGCCGTCCACGACGAGCCCGTCGCGCAGCCGCACCTGGCGGCGGCACCAGCCGGCGATCTCGGCGTCGTGCGTGATGAGGGCGATCGTGGTGCCGGCGGCGTGCAGGCCGGCGAGCACGGCCAGCACGTCGGCGCCGGCCGCGGAGTCCAGGTTGCCGGTGGGCTCGTCGGCGAGCAGCAGCGCCGGGTCGCCGGCGACCGCGCGGGCGACCGCCACCCGCTGCTGCTCGCCGCCGGACAGCTCGGCCGGCCGGTGCCCCAGGCGGTGGCCGAGCCCGACCCGGTCGAGGGCGGCGGCGGCGCGCTCGCGGCGGGCCCGCCGGCCCGCGCCGGTGTAGAGCAGCCCGTCGGCCACGTTGTCCAGGGCGGTGACGCCGGGCGCGAGGTGGAAGTGCTGGAAGACGAAGCCCAGGTGGCGCGAGCGCAGCGCGGACAGCTCGCGGTCGGACAGGGCCGCCACGTCGTGCCCGGCCACCCGGACGGCGCCGGTGGTGGGCCGGTCGAGGGTGCCGATCAGGTGCAGCATGGTGGACTTGCCGCTGCCGGAGGGGCCGACGATGGCCAGCAGGTCGCCGCGGGCGACGGCGAGATCCACGCCGCGCAGCGCGTGCACGCCGCCGGGATAGGACTTGGTGACCCCGGCCAGCTCGGCGATCACCGGCGCGGAGGGCTCGGCGGTCATGTGGCGGGCACCCCGACCTTCATCCCCTCGCGCAGCCCCTCGCCCTCGACCTCCACCAGCCCGCCGCCGAACGCGCCCGTCTCGACGGCGACGATCCTGGTGCCGGAGCCGGTCACGACCTCCACCCCGAACCCGCCCTCGCGCAGCGCCAGCAGCGCCTCCACGGGCACGGCCAGCACGCCGGCGTGCCGCGCGCTCTGCAGCTCCACCTCCACGGGCGCCTGGTCGAGCCGGGTGCGCGGCCGCTCGGCCAGGGTGATGTCGACGTCCACGGTGGTGCTGGTGTCCGGCTCCTGGCCGGTGACCTCGGCGACCATCCCGATCGAGGTGATCCGGCCGGCCGCCCGCTCGCCGCCGGGCAGCGTCACGGTGACCCGCGCGCCCTTGCGGGCCAGCGACTGGTCGGCGGTGTCGAGGTCCACGTGCACGAGGCGGCGCATGCCGCTGACCGTGAGCACCTGGCGGCCGGGCGCGACCCGGTCGCCGACGGCGGCCCTGGCCTCGGTGACGCGGACGGCGGCGGGCTGGAAGACGACCTGGGCGGCGTCCACCTCGCCGGTCTCCGGCAGCCCGCGGTCCTCCTGCCAGTCCAGGACGGCCTGGCGGGTGGCGCCGCTGAAGTGCCCGTCCACCGTCAGGTAGGAGCCGTGGCCGAGCGCCTTGAGGTTGCGTTCGAGCTGCTCGACGTCCGGGCCGTCGGACACGCCGAGCCGCAGCGTCCGGTACAGCGGCAGGGCGCCGTACATGAGGACGGTGGGCCGGCGGTCGACCTTGATCAGCGGCCGGCCGCGCCGCACGACGGCGCCCTGCGCCGGGACCCAGGTGACGACGCCGGAGCCGCCCGCCGTGAGCTGCCGCTCCCCCGCGTAGGTGAGCGCGCCGTCCACGGTCTTGGTCTCGACCAGGTCCCGCCGGGTGACCTCGGCGGTGGCCGGGACCGTGGGCGGGGCGGCCGGCGCGGCGGCGGGCGCGGCCGGCCCGTCGTGCAGGACGGCGACGGCGGTCCACGTCCCGGCGACGGCGAGGACGGCGCCGCCGCCCAGCAGCAGGCCCTTGCCCCTCACGAGCCGCCTCCGCCGCCGGCCGGGCCCTTCTTCATGCCGGGCGCGTACTCCTCGCAGGCCTTGTGCGCGGCCTCCAGCTTGTCCTTCGAGCCGCCCTTGGCCATGATCCGCATCGGCTGGCCGGGCTTCGGGTCGGCCACGTCCACGCCGTGCGCGCGCATGCACTGCGCGAACTTCAGCATCTTGTCGTAGTCCTCGGCGCTGGGCGTGCCGGCCTTCACCGCGGACTCCATGATCGGCCCGCACGCCTTCTGCGCCTTGTCCATCTTCTCCTTGGACGCGCCGCGCGGCACCGTGAGGCGGATGTCGCCGCCCTGCGGGTCGGGCATGTCGATCCCGTGCTGCCGCATGCACTGCGCGAACTTCAGCGCCGCCTGCTGCGGGTCCAGCGTCGGGGACGGAGAGGCGGACGCGCTCGCCGTCGCGCCCGTGCGGCTCGCGCTGACCACGTCGTCGTCCGTGGCCGCGGGGCCGCCGCAGGCGGCCAGCGCGAGCACGAGCGGCACGGCGGCCGGCGCCCGTCGAAGGTTCATGGCTCTCGCTCCTCCGCGCCGCCGGGTCACTCGCCCGCGGCGCGGCCCCACTCCAGCCCATCGGGTGCTAGAACCGGATAAGCCCTTACCCGCGGCTAACACGTGATCCGTCACGCTCGTCGCCGAGGGAAGGGGCCGTCATGCGGGTGCTTGTCGTGGAGGACGAGGAACGGCTGGCCGACGCGGTCGCGCACGGCCTGCGGCTGCACGCGATCGCCGTGGACGTGGCCTACGACGGGCAGGACGCGCTCGACCTGGCCGCGTACGTCGACTACGACGTGGTCGTGCTGGACCGGGACCTGCCGGAGGTGCACGGCGACGACGTGTGCCGGCGGCTGCGCGAGGCCGGCCGGCCGGGCCGGGTGCTCATGCTGACGGCCGCCGGGCAGATCCGCGACAAGGTGGACGGGCTGGCCGTCGGCGCGGACGACTACCTGGTCAAGCCGTTCGCGTTCGCCGAGCTGGTGGCCCGGGTGCGGGCGCTGGCCAGGCGCGCGCCGCGCCGCCCTGAGCCGCCGCTGGAGCGGGCCGGGATCAGGCTCGACCCGGCGCGCCGCACGGTCACCAGGGACGGGCGGGCGGTGCCGCTCAACCGCAAGGAGTTCGACGTCCTGCACGTGCTGCTGCGCGCCGGCGGCGAGCTGGTCACCTCCGGCGAGCTGCGCAGGAGCGTGTGGGACGAGCACGCCGACCCCGGCACCGGCGCGCTGCGCGTCACGATCACCGCGCTGCGCAAGAAGCTCGGGCCACCCGCGGCGGTCCAGAACGTGCCCGGCCGGGGGTACCGGCTGTGACCGCCGGGACCGGGCTGTCGCGCCCGAGGGCCTGGTGGGACCGGCGGCGGCTGCGGCTTCGGCTGACCCTGCTGTACGGCGGGCTGTTCTTCGTCGCCGGGTCGCTGCTGCTGGCGCTCACCTACCTGATCACCGCGCAGGCGCTGCGGCAGCAGTTCACGCTGGGCGGGAAGAAGGTGATCGGGGTGCCGCCGCCGGCGATGCCGGCCGACGCGCAGCCGCAGCGCGCGGCGGTGCAGGACGTGCTGTTCCAGGGCGACCTGGTGGCGCGCGCCGACCAGGTGCTCACCCAGGTCGTGCAGTACACCGCGACGGCGATGATCCTGGTCGGCGCGGTCGCGCTGGTGCTCGGGTACGTCGTGGCCGACCGGGCGCTGCGGCCCCTGGACCGGGTGACCGAGACCGCGCAGCGGCTGTCGGAGAGCACCCTGCACGAGCGGATCGGGCTGGAGGGCCCGCCGGACGAGGTCAGGCGGCTGGCCGACACCTTCGACGCGATGCTGGACCGGCTGCACCGCGTCTTCGACGGGCAGCGGCGCTTCATCGCCAACGCCTCCCACGAGCTGCGCACCCCGCTGGCGGTCAACCGTACGGTGCTGGAGGTGTCGCTGGAGGAGCCGGAGGCGTCGGCGGACCTGAAGGCGCTGGCCAGGGCGCTGCTCGGCACCAACGCCCGGCACGAGCGGCTCATCGAGGGGCTGCTGCTGCTCGCGCAGTCGGAGCAGGAGCTGACCGTACGCAGGTGGGTCGACCTGGAGCAGGTCGCGCGGGCGGCGCTGGAGCAGCTCGACCCGGGCGGGCGCAGGCGGGCCGTCACCGTGCACAGGGACCTGCGGCCGGTGCTGGTGGAGGGCGATCCGCTGTTCCTGGAGCGGTGCCTGGTCAACCTGCTGGAGAACGCGGTCACGCACAACGTGCGCGGCGGCGAGGTGTG encodes:
- a CDS encoding ABC transporter ATP-binding protein, whose translation is MTAEPSAPVIAELAGVTKSYPGGVHALRGVDLAVARGDLLAIVGPSGSGKSTMLHLIGTLDRPTTGAVRVAGHDVAALSDRELSALRSRHLGFVFQHFHLAPGVTALDNVADGLLYTGAGRRARRERAAAALDRVGLGHRLGHRPAELSGGEQQRVAVARAVAGDPALLLADEPTGNLDSAAGADVLAVLAGLHAAGTTIALITHDAEIAGWCRRQVRLRDGLVVDGHDHDDRGPVALLRGAGR
- a CDS encoding sensor histidine kinase codes for the protein MTAGTGLSRPRAWWDRRRLRLRLTLLYGGLFFVAGSLLLALTYLITAQALRQQFTLGGKKVIGVPPPAMPADAQPQRAAVQDVLFQGDLVARADQVLTQVVQYTATAMILVGAVALVLGYVVADRALRPLDRVTETAQRLSESTLHERIGLEGPPDEVRRLADTFDAMLDRLHRVFDGQRRFIANASHELRTPLAVNRTVLEVSLEEPEASADLKALARALLGTNARHERLIEGLLLLAQSEQELTVRRWVDLEQVARAALEQLDPGGRRRAVTVHRDLRPVLVEGDPLFLERCLVNLLENAVTHNVRGGEVWLALRRADGGGAVVTVDNTGPVVPPYEVEDLFQPFSRLQGERVRSYKGAGLGLSIVRAIVTAHGGEVGAEAREEGGLRVTVRLPARLP
- a CDS encoding efflux RND transporter periplasmic adaptor subunit, coding for MRGKGLLLGGGAVLAVAGTWTAVAVLHDGPAAPAAAPAAPPTVPATAEVTRRDLVETKTVDGALTYAGERQLTAGGSGVVTWVPAQGAVVRRGRPLIKVDRRPTVLMYGALPLYRTLRLGVSDGPDVEQLERNLKALGHGSYLTVDGHFSGATRQAVLDWQEDRGLPETGEVDAAQVVFQPAAVRVTEARAAVGDRVAPGRQVLTVSGMRRLVHVDLDTADQSLARKGARVTVTLPGGERAAGRITSIGMVAEVTGQEPDTSTTVDVDITLAERPRTRLDQAPVEVELQSARHAGVLAVPVEALLALREGGFGVEVVTGSGTRIVAVETGAFGGGLVEVEGEGLREGMKVGVPAT
- a CDS encoding HelD family protein, coding for MGTLDEERRHVERCRAGLRRMLEGARDNVIVGETVAGDRYSAERLGRHLKSLAKELSEEPEGPPFFGRLDFGPGSAEHRGRAYHIGRRHIAGEHGGPPVVVDWRAPVARAFYRASARDPQGVAVRRRFGWSGTTLTSYEDERLDQGEPGGQGGSRLLAAEIERPRVGPMRDIVATIQPEQDDLVRAGLDTSICVQGAPGTGKTAVGLHRAAYLLYAHRRRLERGGVLVLGPNRAFLGYISAVLPALGEVDVEQTTLEGLLASVPVTAADPEEAALVKHDVRMAEVLRRALYGRVRKPVEPVAVADGSYRWRVPEDELRRIVDDTRRARLPYGVGRERVHAQAVAAVRRRAEARGVTATAAWTRRMARGLAPALDALWPPVKPEEVLYEVLRGPCGDDADDPARGVLSDAERAAITWARPPRSHRSARWTAADLVLLDELAGLVERPRGYGHVIVDEAQDLSPMECRAVARRSEHGSLTVLGDLAQGTTPWAAASWPERMALLGKPEGRVVALTTGFRVPAAVVELANGLLDALGAEVPPTRSYRSDGRLRVTRVEDLGKGVVAAVREASGFEGSIGVIAADHGTAALESALRDEGFEVGGPRLSVVPASLVKGLEYDHVVVAEPAAVVEAERRGLNRLYVALTRAVSRLDVVHARPLPPQLARLAPARQGGGGGV
- a CDS encoding response regulator transcription factor, with the protein product MRVLVVEDEERLADAVAHGLRLHAIAVDVAYDGQDALDLAAYVDYDVVVLDRDLPEVHGDDVCRRLREAGRPGRVLMLTAAGQIRDKVDGLAVGADDYLVKPFAFAELVARVRALARRAPRRPEPPLERAGIRLDPARRTVTRDGRAVPLNRKEFDVLHVLLRAGGELVTSGELRRSVWDEHADPGTGALRVTITALRKKLGPPAAVQNVPGRGYRL
- a CDS encoding ABC transporter permease translates to MSAPRAGTTRGERLTPGRLSPGDVVRTGAAGLRARPARVILSALGIAIGIATMIAVIGISSSSREQLLRRLDRLGTNLLTVSPGRTMFGEEAELPGTALAMVQRIRPVRTAAATGGVEATVRRNNHIPDAVTGGIAVQAASTGLLTTLEGAVARGAWLNEATARQPAVVLGAEAARRLGLARTGVQVWMGGRWFTVIGILGPMPLAPEIERSALVGFPAAADLLGFDGHPTTIYERSSDATVEQVRAALPRTVNPENPEEVAVSRPSDALAAKAAAAGAFTGLLLGLGAVALLVGGVGVANTMVISVLERRKEIGLRRSLGATRGQVRLQFLAESLLLSGLGGAAGAVLGALATAGYALSRGWPPVVPPWAVGGAVAATLVVGTLAGIYPAMRAARLSPTVALAAG